In Oceanobacillus sp. FSL K6-2867, one DNA window encodes the following:
- the ndk gene encoding nucleoside-diphosphate kinase translates to MEKTFLMVKPDGVQRNLIGEIVKRFETKGFKLAGAKLMVVSNELAEKHYGEHKERPFFGELVEFITSGPVFAMVWEGENVIANARQMMGKTNPQEAAPSTIRGDFGVTVGKNIIHGSDSPESAEREISLFFDENEIVSYDKQDSAWIY, encoded by the coding sequence ATGGAAAAAACATTTTTAATGGTAAAACCAGATGGGGTACAACGTAATTTAATTGGAGAAATTGTAAAACGATTTGAAACGAAAGGCTTTAAACTTGCTGGTGCAAAGCTAATGGTAGTATCAAATGAGCTTGCAGAAAAGCATTATGGTGAGCATAAAGAGAGACCATTCTTTGGTGAGCTTGTTGAGTTTATCACTTCGGGACCAGTTTTTGCAATGGTTTGGGAAGGCGAAAACGTTATTGCGAATGCACGTCAAATGATGGGTAAAACAAACCCGCAAGAGGCTGCTCCAAGTACAATTCGCGGAGATTTTGGTGTTACAGTCGGAAAGAATATTATCCATGGTTCTGACTCACCAGAAAGTGCTGAAAGAGAAATTTCACTATTCTTTGATGAAAATGAAATTGTCTCTTATGATAAACAAGATAGTGCATGGATCTACTAA
- the aroH gene encoding chorismate mutase: MTRGLRGATTVLQNEENQMVENTRILIEEMVEKNNVHPTDISHVFISVTKDLNAGFPAKSLRKIPGWTFVPVMCMQEIDVPNSLPKCIRVMMVVNTSEDQNKIQHVFHHEAVRLRPDLVKEENK, translated from the coding sequence ATGACTAGGGGATTAAGAGGGGCAACAACTGTTTTACAAAATGAAGAAAATCAAATGGTCGAAAACACAAGAATATTAATTGAGGAAATGGTAGAGAAAAACAATGTTCACCCTACTGATATTTCTCACGTTTTCATCTCTGTAACAAAGGATTTAAATGCAGGATTTCCTGCAAAATCTTTAAGGAAGATTCCAGGTTGGACATTTGTTCCAGTTATGTGCATGCAAGAAATAGATGTACCCAATAGTCTTCCAAAATGCATTCGAGTAATGATGGTTGTAAATACGTCAGAAGACCAAAATAAAATCCAGCATGTTTTCCATCATGAAGCTGTAAGATTACGTCCTGACCTTGTAAAGGAGGAAAATAAATAA
- the hisC gene encoding histidinol-phosphate transaminase, giving the protein MEAKQILSQLTPYKQGKQTKEIQEEFGLDRIVKLASNENPYGYSAQVKQVLLQGLPEFNVYPDGYTADLRSALASKLEVEESQLVFGSGTEEIIQMLCRTYLVPGSNVVAATPTFGQYKHYSLIEGAEVNEVPVDADGYHDLNKMLDAIDENTRIVWLCSPNNPMGTVIPKESFKAFLNNCPKHVLIAFDEAYFEYVEPEANIDVLSYLNSHNNLIVMRTFSKAYGLAGLRIGYGIADEAIIEKLNVVRGPFNTTSIAQQAALIALSDQTFIADSYNKNKAVKESFKKFLDQIGWKYFHTETNFILAETPISGTEVFQYLLERGFIVRPGELLGIPNTIRISLGTDEDMNELKRVLLAFHNEAIVK; this is encoded by the coding sequence ATGGAAGCAAAGCAAATCTTAAGTCAGTTGACTCCATATAAGCAGGGAAAGCAAACGAAAGAAATCCAGGAAGAATTCGGATTGGATCGAATTGTAAAACTTGCGTCTAATGAAAACCCGTATGGTTATTCTGCTCAAGTGAAACAGGTCCTTTTACAAGGTTTACCCGAATTCAATGTATATCCAGATGGCTATACAGCTGATTTGCGGTCCGCATTAGCAAGCAAGCTTGAAGTGGAAGAATCACAATTAGTATTTGGAAGCGGGACAGAAGAAATCATTCAAATGCTGTGCAGAACATACCTTGTTCCAGGATCGAATGTTGTTGCTGCAACACCGACCTTTGGTCAATATAAACACTATTCCCTTATTGAAGGGGCAGAGGTTAATGAAGTTCCAGTAGATGCTGACGGTTATCATGACTTAAACAAAATGCTTGATGCAATTGATGAAAATACGAGGATTGTTTGGCTTTGTTCACCAAACAATCCTATGGGAACCGTAATTCCAAAAGAATCATTTAAAGCTTTCTTAAATAATTGCCCGAAACATGTTCTGATAGCTTTCGATGAGGCTTATTTTGAATATGTTGAACCAGAAGCTAATATAGATGTGCTTTCCTACTTAAACAGCCATAATAATTTAATTGTAATGCGCACATTTTCTAAAGCCTATGGCTTAGCTGGGCTGCGAATCGGCTATGGAATAGCCGACGAAGCAATTATTGAGAAACTGAATGTCGTAAGAGGTCCTTTTAATACAACCTCTATTGCTCAGCAAGCTGCACTCATTGCTTTATCTGATCAAACGTTTATAGCAGATAGTTATAATAAAAATAAAGCTGTGAAGGAATCTTTTAAAAAATTTCTCGATCAAATCGGCTGGAAGTACTTTCACACAGAAACAAACTTTATCCTAGCAGAAACACCAATAAGCGGTACAGAAGTATTTCAGTATTTATTAGAGCGTGGTTTTATTGTAAGGCCCGGAGAATTACTTGGAATTCCGAATACGATTAGAATATCATTAGGAACGGATGAAGATATGAACGAGCTGAAGCGCGTTTTGTTAGCGTTCCATAACGAAGCAATAGTAAAGTAA
- the aroC gene encoding chorismate synthase produces MRYLTSGESHGKQLTTIIEGLPAQMPLLKEDINESLLRRQGGHGRGKRMQIEKDLVEITGGIRHGYTLGSPISLVIHNDDFKHWTDIMGEDPIEEDTKLRRVVTKPRPGHADLNGALKYGHRDMRNVLERSSARETAARVAAGAVAKTLLKQLGIEVCGYVKEIAGIRAEENDTLTIEERIKISQESPVMVLDKNVEQQMMDEIDKAKKEGDSIGGVCEVYVEGMPAGIGSYVHYDRKLDSKIAGSVISINAFKGVEFGIGFKAAEMFGSDVHDEIAWDEDKGYYRTSNRLGGFEGGMTTGMPIVVKGVMKPIPTLMKRPLQSVDIETKEPFKATVERSDACAVPAASVVMEHVVAFEIAKAITEQFPSDKFSALKKAIDDYREEIRCF; encoded by the coding sequence TTGCGCTACTTAACATCTGGAGAATCACACGGGAAGCAGCTTACAACAATAATTGAAGGGCTTCCTGCTCAAATGCCATTATTAAAAGAGGACATTAATGAGTCATTGTTACGCCGTCAAGGAGGACATGGAAGAGGAAAACGAATGCAAATTGAGAAAGACCTTGTTGAAATAACTGGTGGTATCCGACATGGGTATACGTTAGGGTCTCCAATTTCACTCGTTATACATAATGATGATTTTAAGCATTGGACAGATATTATGGGAGAAGACCCTATTGAGGAGGATACCAAGCTTAGACGTGTTGTAACAAAACCAAGACCTGGACATGCTGACTTAAACGGTGCTCTAAAATATGGACATCGTGATATGCGAAATGTCTTGGAAAGATCTTCAGCAAGAGAAACTGCTGCACGTGTGGCTGCGGGAGCTGTTGCAAAAACATTGTTAAAACAGCTTGGAATTGAAGTGTGCGGTTATGTGAAAGAAATTGCAGGTATTCGTGCTGAAGAAAATGACACTTTAACAATTGAAGAGCGTATCAAAATATCGCAGGAGTCACCTGTGATGGTATTAGATAAAAATGTTGAACAGCAAATGATGGATGAAATTGATAAAGCAAAAAAAGAAGGGGATTCCATTGGCGGAGTCTGCGAAGTTTATGTAGAAGGAATGCCTGCAGGTATCGGTTCTTATGTTCATTATGATCGCAAGCTTGATAGTAAAATCGCTGGAAGTGTAATCAGTATCAATGCATTTAAGGGTGTCGAATTTGGTATTGGTTTTAAAGCAGCTGAAATGTTCGGCAGTGATGTTCATGATGAGATCGCTTGGGATGAGGACAAAGGCTATTACCGTACGTCGAATCGACTTGGGGGCTTTGAAGGAGGCATGACAACAGGAATGCCGATTGTCGTAAAAGGAGTTATGAAGCCGATCCCTACATTGATGAAGCGACCATTGCAGAGCGTAGACATTGAAACAAAGGAGCCATTTAAAGCCACAGTTGAACGTTCGGATGCATGCGCAGTTCCTGCTGCCTCTGTTGTAATGGAGCACGTTGTAGCGTTTGAAATAGCTAAAGCAATTACAGAGCAATTCCCAAGCGATAAATTCTCTGCATTGAAAAAAGCGATTGATGATTACCGTGAAGAAATAAGGTGCTTTTAA
- a CDS encoding protein-glutamate O-methyltransferase CheR produces the protein MKDDYIEFIQKVKTRLGIDLQLYKETQMKRRITTLRDKRGFSSYVSYFEAFNKDKDMLNEFTDRLTINVSEFYRNAKRWEVLKDTILPLLLKDRNRLSIWSAACSTGEEPYSLAILMKEHFPTVPVQILATDIDNNVLAKAKQGIYMEQALKELPANYKKKYFEMTGSLYKINDSLKQMLTFKRHNLLADRYPANIDLIVCRNVLIYFTDSAKENIYKNFSNALKTNGVLFVGSTEQIFNPAKYDFNLAETFFYQKINESPVKTPLY, from the coding sequence ATGAAAGATGATTATATTGAGTTCATTCAGAAGGTAAAAACAAGGTTAGGAATTGACTTGCAGTTATATAAAGAAACACAGATGAAAAGAAGGATTACAACACTGCGAGATAAAAGAGGTTTTTCTAGCTATGTCTCCTATTTTGAAGCATTTAACAAGGATAAGGATATGTTAAATGAATTTACGGATCGATTAACGATTAACGTGTCTGAATTTTACCGCAATGCAAAAAGATGGGAGGTTTTAAAAGATACAATCCTGCCATTGTTACTGAAGGACAGGAATCGCTTATCCATTTGGAGTGCTGCTTGTTCAACAGGTGAAGAACCTTACAGCTTAGCTATTTTGATGAAGGAACACTTTCCGACTGTCCCTGTTCAAATATTGGCGACAGACATTGATAACAATGTATTGGCAAAAGCAAAACAAGGAATTTATATGGAACAAGCATTGAAGGAACTTCCAGCAAACTATAAAAAGAAGTATTTTGAAATGACGGGCAGTCTTTATAAAATTAATGATTCTCTTAAACAAATGCTTACTTTCAAAAGACATAATCTATTAGCTGATCGTTATCCTGCAAATATTGATCTTATCGTATGTAGAAATGTTTTAATTTATTTTACAGATTCAGCAAAGGAAAATATTTATAAAAATTTCAGTAATGCCTTAAAAACGAATGGTGTATTATTCGTTGGGAGTACTGAGCAAATTTTTAATCCTGCTAAATATGATTTTAATCTTGCAGAAACGTTTTTTTATCAAAAGATTAATGAATCACCAGTAAAAACGCCACTATATTAG
- a CDS encoding prephenate dehydrogenase has product MQKTILVAGIGLIGGSLAKGMAQSSDNHVIGYDLNESSLKFACLNGIIHEASTNFIEAAQRSDFIILAAPISETIALVNLLKTVTFNHKVIISDTASVKGAILKTASSLNNKNVTFIGGHPMAGSHKRGVQAAKSHLFENAIYVLSPTNGNQHNEIESLKSILEHTKSKFVVLKPNEHDEMTGVVSHFPHLIASSLVHQAKKWENTHAFLPKLAAGGFRDITRIASSNPELWQDIFYHNRDKMSVLLQEWIEEMKNLKQLLDHDQKEEMITYLNKAKLYRDGLAESKKGAIPAFYDLYVDIRDQPGALASVVQILAHEKISIKNIEILEVREDITGHLRLSFSSKNAQLASSTLLGNKGYETMVQY; this is encoded by the coding sequence ATGCAAAAGACGATATTAGTAGCAGGTATTGGTTTAATTGGAGGTTCTCTAGCAAAAGGAATGGCACAATCAAGTGATAATCATGTAATCGGGTATGACCTTAATGAATCTTCGCTTAAGTTTGCTTGTTTAAATGGTATCATTCACGAAGCAAGTACTAATTTTATAGAAGCAGCACAACGATCAGATTTTATTATACTGGCAGCTCCGATTTCGGAAACAATCGCATTGGTAAATCTACTCAAAACGGTTACCTTTAATCACAAGGTGATCATTTCTGATACAGCATCTGTAAAAGGAGCAATATTAAAAACAGCGAGTTCATTAAACAATAAGAATGTAACATTCATAGGCGGTCATCCAATGGCTGGCTCACATAAAAGGGGTGTGCAAGCCGCAAAGTCACATTTATTTGAAAATGCGATTTATGTGCTTTCACCTACGAACGGAAATCAACACAATGAGATCGAATCTTTGAAGAGCATCTTAGAACATACAAAAAGTAAATTTGTTGTTTTGAAGCCCAATGAACATGATGAAATGACTGGGGTTGTTTCACACTTTCCCCACTTAATCGCTTCATCACTTGTCCATCAAGCAAAAAAATGGGAAAATACACATGCTTTCCTACCTAAGCTTGCAGCAGGAGGTTTTCGCGATATTACGAGAATTGCATCAAGTAACCCAGAGCTATGGCAGGATATTTTTTATCATAATCGGGATAAAATGTCCGTATTACTTCAAGAGTGGATTGAAGAAATGAAAAATTTAAAACAGCTTCTGGACCATGATCAAAAAGAGGAAATGATTACATATCTCAATAAAGCTAAGCTATATCGGGATGGCCTGGCAGAATCAAAAAAAGGCGCAATCCCTGCCTTTTATGACTTATATGTTGATATCAGGGATCAGCCTGGTGCACTTGCTTCAGTTGTACAGATACTTGCTCATGAGAAAATTAGTATTAAAAACATAGAAATTCTTGAAGTTCGTGAGGATATTACAGGTCATTTAAGATTGAGCTTTAGTTCAAAGAATGCTCAATTAGCAAGTTCCACCTTATTAGGGAATAAAGGTTATGAAACAATGGTTCAATATTAA
- a CDS encoding tetratricopeptide repeat protein produces MDTIMEAVQLIENNQAERAIQLLEDYVSKANDDEKYTIAELYKQLGHLQEARHILEDLLNLYPDESDLKTSLADIFIELEEDEPAITLLNEIEKEDPAYIQALIQLADLYQAQGLFEVSEQKLLAAKQLAPGEIVIDFALGELYFSIGEYLKAITYYERVKSKREEVGHISLDDRLAESYAAAGEYEKSLTYFKEDGNENADKLFKYGITAYQADRNDIAINAWEHVIEMDEYYHTAYYQLAMVYEKEGLLEDAYKTAKKGLEMDEYNKELYFLTGSIAHQLGQDDESEKYIREAIALDPDYKEAILFLIELFKKSEAHINITDLITEVQKSGAEDPLYDWELARAFNEIESFDNALKSYRDAYNNLNQDSDFLKEFGYFLTEDGKINEAIPVFESYIRLQPLDEEVEAYLARLKQTYESE; encoded by the coding sequence ATGGACACCATTATGGAAGCAGTACAATTAATTGAAAATAATCAAGCTGAAAGAGCGATCCAATTATTAGAGGATTACGTATCTAAAGCAAATGACGATGAAAAATATACGATTGCAGAGCTCTATAAACAATTGGGGCATTTGCAAGAAGCAAGGCATATTTTAGAAGATTTATTGAATCTATATCCTGATGAAAGCGATTTAAAAACTTCGCTTGCAGACATTTTCATTGAGCTCGAGGAAGATGAACCAGCAATAACGCTCCTAAATGAAATAGAAAAGGAAGATCCAGCATATATACAAGCGCTAATCCAATTAGCTGATTTATATCAAGCACAAGGTTTATTTGAGGTTTCTGAGCAAAAGCTATTAGCAGCAAAACAACTCGCACCAGGAGAGATTGTCATCGACTTTGCGCTTGGGGAATTATATTTCTCGATAGGAGAGTATCTGAAGGCAATTACTTATTATGAAAGGGTTAAGTCGAAGCGAGAGGAGGTTGGTCATATTTCATTAGATGACAGACTTGCTGAATCCTATGCTGCCGCTGGGGAATATGAGAAATCATTAACCTATTTTAAAGAGGATGGCAATGAAAATGCTGATAAGCTATTTAAATATGGCATTACAGCATATCAAGCAGATCGAAATGATATTGCGATCAATGCTTGGGAACATGTAATTGAAATGGATGAGTATTATCATACAGCTTATTACCAGCTTGCGATGGTCTATGAAAAGGAAGGGCTACTGGAGGATGCTTATAAGACTGCCAAAAAAGGGCTTGAAATGGATGAATACAATAAAGAATTATACTTCCTAACAGGTTCTATTGCACACCAGCTAGGACAGGATGATGAGAGTGAGAAATATATCCGTGAAGCAATTGCATTAGATCCAGATTACAAAGAAGCAATCCTGTTTTTAATTGAGTTATTTAAAAAGTCCGAAGCACATATAAATATTACAGACCTTATTACAGAGGTCCAGAAATCAGGTGCGGAAGACCCGCTTTATGATTGGGAATTAGCACGTGCATTTAATGAAATTGAATCGTTTGATAATGCATTAAAAAGCTACCGTGATGCATATAATAACTTAAATCAAGATAGCGACTTCCTGAAGGAGTTTGGTTATTTTCTTACGGAAGACGGGAAAATCAATGAAGCAATACCTGTTTTTGAATCCTATATTCGATTACAGCCGTTAGACGAGGAAGTTGAAGCATACTTAGCACGATTAAAACAAACATATGAGTCAGAGTAG
- a CDS encoding YpiF family protein: MKWRKADLQTYFQSKEYIDTVIVPLIPFGIASDVEAEKAAIQAEMITLLSHELEKELTGRILLAPIYSYLKSADRQTEIARMNMWSAEMKEQPFKHVFMLTFDPSWKKYEQELESTLLWLPAVQTGELNSKEMQKTVREQVGQMVELIRAYWQ, from the coding sequence GTGAAATGGAGAAAAGCAGATCTTCAAACATATTTTCAAAGTAAAGAATACATAGATACAGTAATTGTTCCTTTGATTCCATTTGGAATTGCAAGTGATGTAGAAGCGGAAAAAGCAGCAATTCAGGCTGAAATGATAACCCTTCTTTCACATGAATTAGAAAAAGAACTAACAGGAAGAATATTATTAGCCCCAATTTATTCATATTTAAAGTCAGCTGACCGACAAACTGAAATAGCACGCATGAATATGTGGTCGGCAGAAATGAAAGAGCAGCCTTTTAAGCATGTCTTTATGTTAACATTTGACCCAAGCTGGAAGAAATATGAGCAGGAGCTTGAGAGTACCCTGTTATGGCTGCCAGCTGTACAGACAGGAGAGCTGAATTCAAAGGAAATGCAAAAGACCGTCCGGGAACAAGTTGGTCAAATGGTAGAGTTAATTCGTGCATACTGGCAATAA
- the aroA gene encoding 3-phosphoshikimate 1-carboxyvinyltransferase, with protein sequence MSECTLQPLNNPLSGEILVPGDKSISHRAVIFGSLASGITKITHFLDGEDCMRTVEAFREMGVSIDVHDTTLIIRSKGAKSLAEPIRPLDFGNSGTTTRLMLGILAGLPFFTTIYGDDSLSKRPMDRVVNPLRQMGAIIDGRLNGNLLPIAVRGTAIKGMHYTLPVKSAQVKSAILLAGLFAEGETKVTEPIPTRNHTENMLKAFGADLTTNGNTITVTNKQELTGTDVHVPGDISSAAFFLVASAIVPGSDVLLKNMGLNPSRTGIIEVLNKMGARIQIVAEHSTSGEAFGNVRVAHGPLKGITIEGEIIPRLIDEIPVIALLATQAEGTTVIKNAEELRVKETDRIKAIVDVLTTLGADITATDDGLIIKGKTPLNGGYIASYNDHRIAMMGAVASLIADSEVTIDDTSCIAISYPNFFKDLESIS encoded by the coding sequence GTGAGCGAATGTACGTTACAGCCACTGAATAATCCGCTTTCTGGAGAAATTCTTGTTCCGGGAGATAAATCAATTTCTCATCGGGCAGTAATTTTTGGATCATTAGCAAGTGGAATAACTAAAATTACCCATTTCCTTGATGGAGAAGACTGCATGAGAACAGTAGAGGCTTTTCGAGAGATGGGTGTTTCTATCGATGTCCATGATACAACATTAATTATTAGAAGCAAGGGTGCAAAAAGTTTAGCAGAACCAATCCGCCCTTTAGATTTCGGTAATTCAGGAACAACAACAAGGTTAATGCTTGGAATCCTTGCGGGACTTCCTTTTTTTACAACAATTTATGGGGACGATTCACTTTCCAAGCGGCCAATGGACAGAGTAGTGAACCCACTGAGACAGATGGGGGCAATAATTGATGGCAGACTAAATGGAAACCTGCTTCCTATAGCAGTTAGAGGCACAGCTATTAAAGGGATGCATTATACCTTGCCAGTTAAGAGTGCTCAAGTTAAATCGGCGATACTTCTTGCCGGATTATTTGCTGAAGGAGAAACAAAGGTAACGGAACCGATTCCAACTCGAAATCATACAGAGAATATGCTTAAAGCCTTTGGAGCAGATTTAACAACAAATGGAAACACAATTACCGTTACAAACAAGCAGGAATTAACGGGAACGGACGTACATGTTCCAGGAGACATTTCATCCGCTGCATTTTTCCTTGTGGCTTCTGCAATCGTTCCAGGCAGTGACGTTTTACTGAAAAACATGGGATTAAATCCGAGCAGAACCGGTATCATTGAAGTATTAAATAAAATGGGTGCAAGAATTCAAATTGTAGCTGAACACTCGACAAGTGGAGAGGCGTTTGGAAATGTCCGGGTTGCTCACGGACCATTAAAAGGTATCACAATCGAGGGAGAGATTATTCCTCGATTAATCGATGAAATTCCAGTGATAGCACTTTTGGCAACTCAGGCAGAAGGAACAACGGTAATTAAAAATGCAGAGGAATTAAGAGTAAAAGAAACAGATCGAATCAAAGCAATTGTAGACGTATTAACAACACTGGGTGCTGACATTACTGCAACTGACGATGGATTAATCATAAAGGGGAAAACGCCATTAAATGGAGGCTATATAGCCTCCTATAATGATCATCGAATCGCAATGATGGGAGCAGTTGCCAGCCTCATAGCAGATAGTGAAGTGACAATCGATGATACTAGCTGCATTGCCATTTCATACCCAAATTTCTTCAAAGATTTAGAATCCATATCATAA
- a CDS encoding ReoY family proteolytic degradation factor yields the protein MITPVTAKDKKSFIQWFLNHYRLKKRESVWILNYLINHSDLLANVHFVRDVKYCSRGILMTSHCSDEVAFRFYKDHIVTTDAEKSFHDIRLNQDESLYIQLNFKNSNQNSYYASVLEENPFIPVDYYITNQDKDVANQLLTYSLHQYKKEKILSEIDHALQTKDRERFLLLTKKLSDLKNQPKL from the coding sequence ATGATAACGCCTGTCACTGCCAAAGATAAAAAAAGTTTTATTCAATGGTTTTTAAATCATTACCGCCTCAAAAAACGAGAAAGCGTCTGGATCCTGAATTATTTAATCAATCATAGTGATTTATTAGCAAATGTGCATTTTGTCAGGGATGTGAAGTATTGTTCAAGAGGAATTTTAATGACAAGTCACTGCTCTGATGAAGTAGCGTTTCGCTTTTACAAGGATCACATTGTAACCACAGATGCAGAAAAATCTTTTCATGATATTCGGCTTAATCAGGATGAATCTTTATATATACAGCTGAATTTTAAGAACTCCAATCAGAATTCTTACTATGCTTCTGTATTAGAAGAAAATCCATTTATACCAGTTGATTACTACATTACAAATCAGGATAAGGATGTTGCTAATCAGCTATTAACTTATTCACTGCATCAGTATAAAAAAGAAAAAATACTTTCTGAAATTGATCATGCTTTGCAGACGAAGGATCGGGAAAGGTTCTTATTGCTTACAAAGAAATTATCTGATTTAAAAAATCAACCTAAGCTTTAG
- the hepT gene encoding heptaprenyl diphosphate synthase component II gives MRLPKMYSFLKKDLDRIESALHKSIQAEHPVLRNASVALLDAGGKRIRPVFVLLAGQIGNYDAERIQKVAVSLELIHMATLVHDDVIDEAELRRGKPTIKSVYGNRVAMYTGDYILARALELVTSIKDAQIHQLLSKTLVEVSVGEIEQIKDKFKWDQTLRDYLRRIKRKTALLIATSCKLGAIASGLSERDAGKLYRYGYYIGMSYQIIDDILDFTSSAKELGKPAGNDLLQGNITLPVLYAMKNQSFNKLLKEIFKNPNTVNDIDMQLIISELKKTQAIKLAYETSDLYLHKALKSLDSLPASRAKQTLQDIAKYIGKRRS, from the coding sequence ATGAGACTTCCAAAAATGTATAGTTTTTTAAAAAAAGATTTAGATCGAATCGAATCCGCATTGCATAAAAGCATACAGGCAGAACATCCTGTTTTACGTAATGCTTCCGTTGCACTTTTGGATGCTGGAGGTAAACGAATTCGGCCAGTATTTGTATTGCTTGCAGGACAAATTGGAAATTATGATGCAGAGCGCATTCAAAAGGTTGCAGTCTCCCTTGAGTTAATTCATATGGCAACACTTGTCCATGATGATGTAATAGATGAAGCAGAGCTTCGAAGGGGGAAACCGACAATTAAATCTGTGTATGGCAATCGAGTAGCAATGTACACAGGTGATTACATATTGGCAAGGGCATTAGAACTTGTAACATCTATTAAAGATGCACAAATTCACCAATTGCTTTCGAAGACACTTGTTGAGGTTAGTGTTGGAGAGATAGAGCAAATAAAAGATAAATTTAAATGGGATCAAACACTTCGAGATTACTTAAGAAGGATTAAACGTAAAACTGCATTGCTGATTGCGACAAGCTGTAAGCTTGGTGCGATTGCAAGTGGCTTATCTGAACGCGATGCTGGAAAATTGTATAGATATGGATACTATATCGGAATGTCTTATCAAATTATCGATGATATACTTGATTTTACATCATCTGCAAAAGAGCTCGGAAAGCCTGCTGGAAATGATCTGCTGCAAGGGAATATAACGTTGCCTGTTTTATATGCAATGAAGAATCAAAGCTTTAATAAACTGCTGAAGGAAATTTTCAAAAACCCAAACACAGTTAATGACATAGATATGCAACTTATTATTTCGGAATTGAAAAAGACCCAAGCAATTAAGCTGGCATACGAAACGAGTGATCTTTATCTCCACAAAGCTTTAAAATCTTTGGATTCGCTACCAGCTTCAAGAGCAAAACAAACCTTACAGGACATTGCGAAATACATTGGTAAACGACGATCATAA
- the aroB gene encoding 3-dehydroquinate synthase codes for MEEILVQSSTNTYKISIGESLRLQIKQFLNKEYSSIMLVTDDHVAALYLNEILENLPNDQVFQSIVPAGEKSKNLQAFYQLQTEAIEFGLDRESLIIALGGGVVGDLAGFVAATYMRGIDYIQMPTTILAHDSSVGGKVAINHELGKNLIGSFYPPEAVIYDVETLHSLSDREIRSGYAELIKEALISNENFFNTLLMVDIYNVPNGGLQAHLQQGIKIKATIVEADERESGVRKYLNLGHTLGHALEAELGYGKLTHGEAVAIGLLFAIHVSEELYSIKLPFNELVQWFTKNKYPINVTDLDKLALINKMKSDKKALKSRIQMVLLEAVAKPVTKELEDTAIENYLISFERRLMEND; via the coding sequence ATGGAGGAAATTTTAGTCCAATCAAGCACAAATACCTATAAGATTTCTATTGGTGAATCATTACGATTACAAATAAAGCAATTTCTGAATAAAGAATATTCTTCAATTATGCTTGTTACAGATGATCATGTTGCAGCACTTTATTTAAATGAAATTCTGGAAAACCTGCCTAACGACCAGGTTTTCCAGTCTATCGTCCCAGCTGGAGAAAAGTCAAAAAACCTGCAAGCCTTTTATCAATTACAAACAGAAGCGATAGAATTTGGTCTGGATCGTGAATCACTAATCATTGCACTTGGCGGGGGTGTTGTTGGAGATCTTGCCGGTTTCGTTGCCGCTACCTACATGCGTGGAATTGATTATATTCAAATGCCGACAACGATTCTTGCGCATGACAGTAGTGTAGGTGGGAAAGTAGCAATTAATCATGAGCTTGGAAAAAATTTGATTGGCAGCTTTTATCCACCGGAAGCAGTTATTTACGATGTAGAGACACTGCATTCATTAAGTGATCGTGAAATACGGTCAGGTTATGCTGAACTCATTAAGGAAGCGCTGATTTCTAATGAGAATTTTTTCAATACATTGTTAATGGTGGATATTTATAATGTACCGAACGGTGGGCTCCAAGCGCATCTGCAGCAAGGCATAAAAATAAAAGCTACTATTGTTGAAGCAGATGAACGGGAGTCGGGGGTACGCAAATATTTAAACCTTGGTCATACATTAGGTCATGCATTGGAAGCCGAACTTGGGTATGGGAAACTGACTCACGGGGAAGCTGTTGCTATTGGACTGTTGTTTGCTATTCATGTGAGTGAAGAATTATATTCAATAAAATTACCATTTAATGAGCTTGTTCAATGGTTTACAAAGAATAAATATCCGATTAATGTAACGGATTTAGACAAATTAGCATTAATAAACAAAATGAAGTCTGATAAAAAAGCATTAAAAAGCAGAATTCAAATGGTACTTTTAGAAGCAGTAGCTAAACCTGTTACAAAAGAATTAGAGGATACTGCGATTGAGAATTATTTAATATCGTTTGAGAGAAGGTTGATGGAAAATGACTAG